Proteins encoded within one genomic window of Rhinolophus sinicus isolate RSC01 linkage group LG05, ASM3656204v1, whole genome shotgun sequence:
- the TDRD6 gene encoding tudor domain-containing protein 6, with protein sequence MCSTPGLPTPGASLVLRVSFVDVHREVIPVQLWGLVGERRDEYLRLNREIQEAAATCGPWALGGASASPGELCLVQVGLLWHRGRVVSRQAQESRIFLLDEGRTITADAGSLVPGRSEYFHLPSEVLGCVLAGLVPAGGGCAGGGEPQHWPASAVDFLSKLQGKEVHGRVLDVLLLHHLVLLEVPALSQQMQELGLARQVPHNLFRSLLKRYLSATSGGLGSRIPVFQRILPKKEQPGLDYFYPQLQLGVTEPVVVTQVCHPHRVHCQLRSFSQEIHRLSESMAHIYQDSSGTGDENSTVATWEEQEESPDKPGSPCASCGLDGHWYRALLLETFRPQRCAQVLHVDFGRKELVSCSSLRYLLPEYFRMPVVTYPCALYGLWDGGRGWSRSQVGDLKALILGQAVNAKIEFYCSFEHVYYVTLYGEDGLNLNSVFGVQSCCLADRFLQNPGIEEQEEEAQEPDAALHSQSPAEDVDEELPLLALRSIRLKMNAFYDAQVEFVNNPSEFWIRLRKHSGTFSKLMRRMCSFYSSASRLDGIVLKPEPDDLCCVKWKENGYYRALVTRLDDKSVDVFLVDRGNSESVDWYNVRMLLPQFRQLPALALRCTLADIWPLAETWSQEAISFFKKTVLHKELVIHVLDKQDNQYVIEILDESRTGEENISKVIAQAGYAKYQEFETKGNIPGRAHSPGHVSNHFTAGNNKLSSAKKGEQEAKRDKKTTSASEALTDTTAVTKVSAALVVQEKEKRVSVYSPLTQDFLEIISGSFCKGKLKVGSTVDVKVSYVENPGYFWCQLTRNVQRFKTLMCDIQDCCKDTPTPYQGTTPACLAQRPANGKWARALISGAQSSEHVKVVFVDYGDKDVVSVKNIYSISEEFLKVKAQAFRCSLYNLIQPTGQNPLVWDEKAIHAFSEFVHNAGVDNLELKCTIFALASIHDEELFNVVDLLTPFQSACHFLVEKGLAIPVKLQKPLESPVQLHSYYYSTHDMKIGSEESVYVTHVDDPWTFYCQLGRNVNILEQLSCSITQLSQVLLNLKTSSLIPGSLCLAKYTDGNWYRGVMIEREPNKIFFVDFGNIYVVTNDSLLPIPSDAYDVLLLPMQAVKCSLSDIPDCIPEEVTTWFQETVLDKSLKALVVAKDPDGRLIIELYDDSIQINANINEKLGRLGYKGRRRKKKESEVLSTTGTPEVKTENKKLSPADYLSKSVESKLCNMEILGESYIPKISLACKELRLLQSSTKTNIVTQHQASVGNKNNQVSSLTTKMKEETFAEPPPLKATKPETPLAESKTGDSYNKDLPLKFSEFPQKTIMPGFKTTVYISHINDLSDFYVQLTEDEAELNFLSERLNNVSTKPECYAGPALQKGDVICTTFPEDNLWYRAVVQEEQPNDLLSVQFIDYGNVSVVHTNKIGKLDVINALLPSLCIHCSLRGLCVPEILNSKEMVHYFSQRIDEAQIECEFVKFHDRWEVILADEHGIIAEDMISKYAFPGKAEIGCSTQIIKSDFSKPVNKTDIDTSVFLNWYNPKMKTISAYATVIDGPEYFWCQFADTQKLQYLEVEVKTVGEQVTNWRSCISCPHVGDPCIVRYREDGRYYRALITNICEDYRVSIRLVDFGNIEDSVDPKALYNIPSELLVVPMQAFPCCLSGFKFPEGVCPPEGNDYFYELVTEDVLEITILEIKKDVCDVPLAIVDLKCKGKSINEKMKKYSKIGVGNSDLPYEKNGPELKGARGSPGPEVGLKKPSTKAGQEKTLYVEPQIDDLSERIKEDLNIIETKPNKFYDPETDNIFEAFENPRKEKIGTEALESQEECQLVDKAKFDNKYLVTGFNTLLLPCASETEEILELTSLEVPLSPDDESREFLELESIELQHSLVGDEETEEPELVSLPEGYDTEATLQPFTVQLPLTCEAEKQPELELPTARLCLDDEINALCLRGSPKAQESMHAEDTRKSNSVECFDDERTLPLHLHGQNCDSQMQLEVNIYEEEFTGYKNRDAISSLTSLFSEEESRDGRKHSNALPDYVSAPPENAYSLKGFNVGSQCVVWSSLRNTWSKCEILEIAEEGTRVLNLSNGMEEIVNPENVWNGIPKLDKSPSEVWNYRNSNS encoded by the exons ATGTGCTCGACGCCCGGACTGCCGACGCCGGGAGCCTCGCTGGTCCTGCGGGTGTCCTTCGTGGACGTGCATCGTGAGGTGATCCCCGTGCAGCTATGGGGGCTAGTGGGCGAGCGGCGGGACGAGTACCTGCGGCTGAACCGGGAGATCCAGGAAGCGGCGGCCACGTGTGGCCCGTGGGCGCTGGGCGGCGCCTCGGCCTCACCGGGCGAGCTGTGCCTGGTGCAAGTAGGGCTCCTGTGGCACCGCGGCCGCGTGGTCAGCCGGCAGGCGCAGGAGAGCCGCATCTTCCTGCTGGACGAGGGCCGTACCATCACAGCCGACGCGGGCTCGCTGGTGCCGGGGCGCAGCGAGTATTTCCACCTGCCCTCGGAGGTGCTGGGCTGCGTGCTGGCCGGCCTGGTGCCTGCGGGCGGAGGCTGCGCGGGTGGGGGCGAGCCCCAGCACTGGCCGGCCAGCGCCGTGGACTTCCTTAGCAAGCTGCAGGGCAAGGAGGTGCACGGGCGAGTCCTGGATGTGCTGCTGCTCCACCACCTGGTCCTTCTGGAGGTGCCTGCTCTTTCCCAGCAGATGCAGGAGCTCGGCCTGGCCCGGCAGGTACCCCACAACCTCTTCCGCTCGCTGCTCAAGCGCTACCTGTCGGCAACCAGTGGTGGCCTGGGCTCCAGGATCCCGGTCTTCCAGCGAATCCTGCCCAAGAAAGAGCAGCCGGGCCTCGATTACTTCTATCCCCAGCTGCAGCTGGGCGTGACGGAGCCGGTCGTGGTGACTCAAGTGTGCCATCCCCACCGCGTTCACTGCCAGCTGCGGAGCTTCTCGCAAGAGATCCACCGCCTCTCCGAGAGCATGGCCCACATATACCAGGATTCCTCGGGGACAGGGGATGAGAACTCCACCGTGGCCACctgggaagagcaggaggagagCCCAGACAAGCCAGGCTCTCCGTGTGCGTCGTGCGGGTTGGATGGACATTGGTACAGGGCGCTCCTGCTGGAGACTTTTCGGCCCCAGCGCTGTGCCCAGGTGCTTCACGTGGACTTTGGCAGGAAGGAGTTAGTGAGTTGCAGTAGCCTGCGCTACTTGCTGCCTGAATATTTTCGAATGCCGGTGGTGACCTACCCTTGTGCTTTGTATGGTCTCTGGGACGGTGGGAGAGGCTGGTCTCGGTCACAGGTCGGTGACCTAAAGGCACTGATACTGGGCCAAGCAGTGAATGCAAAAATTGAATTTTACTGCTCCTTTGAGCATGTGTATTACGTCACCCTTTATGGAGAAGATGGGCTGAATCTTAACTCTGTCTTCGGGGTCCAGTCCTGTTGCTTGGCTGACCGGTTTCTTCAGAACCCGGGCatagaggagcaggaggaggaggcacAAGAACCAGATGCCGCCCTTCACTCTCAGTCTCCTGCTGAAGACGTGGATGAAGAGCTTCCACTCCTGGCCTTACGCTCTATCAGGTTAAAGATGAACGCCTTCTATGACGCCCAGGTAGAGTTTGTCAACAATCCTTCGGAGTTTTGGATTCGGTTGAGGAAACACAGTGGCACCTTCAGCAAGTTGATGCGGAGAATGTGCAGTTTCTATTCCTCAGCCAGTAGGCTGGATGGGATAGTTTTGAAACCTGAACCCGATGACCTTTGCTGtgtcaaatggaaagaaaacgGCTACTACCGGGCTCTGGTCACCAGATTAGATGACAAGAGTGTGGATGTGTTCTTAGTCGATCGAGGCAATTCAGAAAGTGTGGACTGGTATAATGTGAGGATGCTGCTTCCCCAGTTTAGACAGCTGCCAGCATTGGCTCTGAGGTGCACCCTGGCTGATATTTGGCCTTTGGCAGAGACTTGGAGCCAGGaagcaatttccttttttaaaaagactgtgcTCCACAAAGAATTAGTTATCCATGTCCTTGATAAGCAGGACAATCAATATGTTATTGAGATTCTTGATGAATCAAGAACAGGGGAAGAAAACATTAGTAAGGTAATTGCGCAAGCTGGATATGCCAAGTATCAGGAATTtgaaacaaagggaaatattCCTGGACGTGCCCACTCCCCAGGGCATGTTTCAAACCATTTTACTGCTGGGAATAACAAACTGTCTTCTGCCAAGAAGGGAGAACAGGAAGCCAAGCGAGACAAGAAAACTACATCTGCTTCAGAAGCTTTGACTGACACAACAGCTGTTACAAAGGTTTCGGCTGCACTAGTTGtgcaggaaaaagagaaaagagtatCTGTTTATTCTCCTCTTACACAGGATTTCTTGGAAATTATATCAGGCTCTTTTTGTAAAGGAAAGCTCAAAGTTGGAAGTACAGTAGATGTCAAAGTGTCTTATGTTGAAAACCCTGGCTATTTCTGGTGCCAGCTAACCAGGAACGTACAAAGATTTAAAACTCTGATGTGTGATATTCAGGACTGTTGCAAGGATACCCCTACTCCTTACCAGGGAACCACCCCCGCTTGTTTGGCACAACGACCAGCCAATGGGAAATGGGCCAGAGCTTTGATCAGTGGGGCACAATCTTCAGAGCATGTCAAAGTAGTATTTGTAGATTATGGAGACAAAGATGTGGTATCTGTGAAGAATATTTATTCAATTAGCGAAGAGTTTCTCAAAGTTAAGGCTCAGGCTTTTAGGTGCAGtctttataatttaattcagCCAACTGGCCAAAATCCTTTAGTTTGGGATGAAAAGGCAATACACGCTTTCAGTGAATTTGTGCACAATGCAGGGGTAGACAATCTAGAATTAAAATGCACAATATTTGCATTGGCCTCAATACATGATGAAGAACTGTTTAATGTCGTGGATTTGCTAACACCCTTTCAGAGTGCATGCCATTTTTTGGTAGAAAAGGGACTTGCGATACCCGTAAAACTTCAGAAGCCTCTGGAGTCCCCTGTTCAGCTACATTCTTACTACTATTCTACTCATGATATGAAAATTGGAAGTGAAGAATCAGTGTACGTAACACATGTTGATGACCCTTGGACATTTTATTGCCAGTTaggaagaaatgtaaatattttagagcAGTTGTCATGTAGTATTACACAACTAAGTCAAGTTTTGCTGAATTTAAAAACGTCTTCCTTGATCCCTGGAAGCTTGTGCCTTGCCAAGTACACTGATGGAAATTGGTATAGGGGGGTAATGATAGAAAGAGAACCGAATAAAATCTTCTTCGTTGATTTTGGGAACATTTATGTGGTAACCAATGACAGTCTGCTTCCAATACCTAGTGACGCATATGATGTCTTACTTTTGCCCATGCAAGCTGTCAAATGTTCATTGTCTGATATTCCTGATTGTATACCAGAAGAAGTTACAACATGGTTCCAGGAAACGGTTTTAGATAAGTCATTGAAGGCTTTGGTTGTAGCAAAAGATCCAGATGGAAGACTGATTATAGAACTATATGATGACAGTATTCAAATTAATGCTAATATTAATGAGAAGTTAGGGCGACTTGGTTACaaaggcaggagaagaaaaaaaaaagaaagtgaagtaCTCTCTACAACAGGCACTCCTGAAGTAAAAACGGAAAATAAGAAGTTGTCACCTGCAGACTATTTAAGTAAATCAGTAGAGAGCAAATTATGCAATATGGAGATCTTGGGAGAATCATACATACCTAAGATCAGCTTAGCCTGTAAGGAACTCAGACTTTTACAAagttcaacaaaaacaaacatagtCACTCAACATCAGGCATctgtgggaaataaaaataatcaagtgtcttcattaacaacaaaaatgaaagaagaaactttTGCTGAGCCACCACCTTTGAAAGCCACAAAACCTGAAACCCCTCTTGCAGAGAGTAAAACAGGAGATTCATATAATAAAGATTTGCCTCTAAAATTTTCTGAGTTTCCTCAGAAGACTATAATGCCTGGCTTTAAGACAACtgtatatatttctcatataaatGACCTTTCAGACTTTTATGTTCAACTAACAGAAGATGAGGctgaacttaattttctttcagagaGATTAAACAATGTTAGTACAAAGCCAGAATGTTACGCAGGTCCAGCTTTGCAAAAGGGAGATGTAATATGCACCACTTTTCCAGAAGATAACTTATGGTATCGTGCTGTGGTCCAGGAAGAACAACCCAATGACCTCCTCTCTGTACAATTTATAGATTATGGCAATGTTTCTGTGGTTCATACGAACAAGATAGGTAAACTTGATGTGATTAATGCCCTGTTACCAAGCTTGTGCATTCACTGCTCCTTAAGGGGCCTTTGCGTTCCTGAGATTTTAAACAGTAAAGAAATGGTACATTACTTTTCCCAAAGGATAGATGAGGCTCAAATTGAGTGTGAATTTGTTAAATTTCACGACAGATGGGAAGTTATTCTTGCTGATGAACATGGGATCATAGCAGAAGATATGATTAGCAAATATGCTTTCCCTGGAAAAGCTGAAATAGGATGTTCTACTCAAATAATTAAAAGCGACTTTTCAAAGCCTGTCAACAAAACGGACATTGACACTTCGGTGTTTCTTAACTGGTATAACCCAAAGATGAAAACGATAAGCGCTTATGCCACTGTGATAGATGGGCCTGAATATTTTTGGTGTCAGTTTGCTGATACTCAGAAACTTCAGTATTTAGAAGTAGAAGTAAAAACTGTGGGAGAACAGGTAACAAATTGGAGAAGTTGTATCTCATGTCCTCATGTTGGAGATCCTTGCATCGTGAGATATAGAGAAGATGGGCGTTATTATAGGGCACTCATCACCAATATTTGTGAAGATTATCGTGTATCAATCAGGCTTGTGGACTTTGGAAACATCGAAGACTCTGTGGACCCCAAAGCACTCTACAACATTCCTTCTGAACTTCTGGTGGTTCCCATGCAAGCCTTTCCATGTTGCCTCTCGGGATTTAAGTTTCCCGAGGGTGTGTGCCCTCCAGAGGGAAATGACTATTTTTATGAATTAGTAACAGAAGATGTGTTGGAGATAACAATATTAGAAATCAAAAAGGATGTTTGTGATGTCCCTTTAGCAATTGTTGACTTGAAATGCAAAGGCAAAAGTattaatgagaaaatgaagaaatattctaAGATTGGTGTTGGTAACAGTGATCTGCCCTATGAAAAAAATGGCCCAGAGCTAAAGGGAGCTCGTGGGTCCCCCGGTCCTGAGGTTGGACTTAAGAAACCAAGTACTAAAGCTGGACAAGAGAAAACGCTGTATGTGGAACCACAGATAGATGACCTCTCTGAGagaattaaagaagacttaaacaTTATTGAAACCAAACCAAATAAATTCTATGACCCTGAAACTGATAACATTTTTGAAGCTTTTGAAAacccaaggaaagagaaaattggcACTGAGGCCCTGGAAAGTCAAGAAGAATGCCAATTGGTTGACAAAGCAAAGTTTGATAATAAATACCTCGTTACAGGATTTAACACTTTGTTATTACCGTGTGCTAGTGAAACAGAGGAGATATTAGAACTTACTTCACTTGAGGTTCCGCTTTCTCCTGATGATGAATCAAGAGAATTCTTGGAACTGGAATCTATTGAGTTACAGCATTCTCTAGTCGgggatgaagaaacagaagagccCGAACTGGTGTCTCTCCCCGAAGGCTATGACACAGAAGCCACCCTGCAGCCATTTACCGTGCAACTTCCCCTCACCTGCGAAGCCGAGAAACAGCCAGAACTAGAATTACCTACAGCCCGTCTGTGTCTAGATGACGAAATAAACGCGTTGTGTTTAAGAGGTAGTCCGAAAGCCCAAGAATCCATGCATGCTGAGGACACAAGAAAATCAAATTCTGTGGAATGTTTTGATGACGAGCGTACGTTGCCGTTGCACCTCCATGGACAGAATTGTGATTCCCAAATGCAGCTTGAAGTGAACATATATGAAGAAGAATTTACAGGATATAAAAACAGAGATGCCATTTCATCACTCACTTCCTTGTTCTCTGAAGAAGAATCCAGAGATGGAAGGAAACACAGTAATGCTTTACCAGATTATGTCTCAG CTCCACCAGAGAACGCCTATTCTCTGAAAGGATTTAATGTTGGATCCCAATGCGTTGTGTGGTCAAGTCTAAGAAACACGTGGTCTAAATGTGAGATTTTGGAAATAGCTGAAGAAGGCACAAGG GTTTTGAACCTTTCAAATGGCATGGAAGAGATAGTAAACCCTGAGAATGTCTGGAATGGCATACCCAAATTGGATAAGAGTCCATCTGAGGTATGGAATTATAGAAATAGTAATTCATAA